A single window of Leptospira wolffii serovar Khorat str. Khorat-H2 DNA harbors:
- a CDS encoding LIC10486 family protein yields the protein MEQNPQTSKLQEQANQMNLALESVLTEEQAIELIQGKIKDAYLLKLRIDVENRAGVVLGLLSRYRNEFLELYSLFSNSSMIRKIRTFEDFGQISHDIAEAARQEAPDPGLSDQVGRILHTKLNKQILEQYYPMWDRNDTAALVNMLENQIKSNLKINMIRVQADVEFVSSLKCRGKSFFAGVLSPIAKPPEEVSPDGAPVETLDPEKAAVQRQIETIRKGFGRVVQAKTILSPVNGIDFDDLVEGDKILLQLPAVSPEEKALAKTLGAMDKDGNVKPVVGSFVAIASGKNEYHIFAKGPVGVLLQAFEERPVRLARPKSAVTAPRPASMSGKSGGDGSSNTVNYAILVGVVVLVGLLAIILLK from the coding sequence ATGGAACAGAACCCACAAACCAGCAAACTTCAAGAACAGGCAAATCAGATGAACCTGGCTTTGGAGTCAGTTCTGACCGAAGAACAAGCGATAGAGCTTATCCAAGGAAAAATCAAGGACGCTTATCTCCTAAAACTTAGGATAGATGTGGAGAACCGAGCCGGAGTGGTCCTGGGTCTCCTGTCCAGATACAGAAACGAATTTTTAGAATTATATTCCCTCTTCTCCAATTCTTCGATGATTCGGAAAATCAGAACCTTCGAAGACTTCGGTCAGATTTCTCACGACATCGCCGAGGCAGCCAGACAGGAAGCGCCGGATCCGGGACTCTCCGACCAAGTAGGTAGAATTCTTCATACCAAACTTAATAAGCAAATATTAGAACAATATTATCCTATGTGGGACCGAAACGATACCGCCGCGCTCGTAAACATGCTGGAGAATCAGATTAAATCCAATCTGAAAATCAATATGATTCGCGTTCAAGCGGACGTCGAGTTCGTCTCCAGTTTGAAATGTAGAGGAAAGAGTTTCTTTGCGGGAGTTCTTTCTCCCATCGCAAAACCTCCTGAGGAAGTCAGCCCCGACGGGGCTCCCGTCGAGACTCTCGACCCTGAAAAAGCGGCAGTACAAAGACAAATCGAAACCATCCGTAAAGGATTCGGTAGGGTAGTACAGGCTAAGACTATTCTATCTCCAGTAAACGGAATCGATTTCGACGATTTAGTAGAAGGGGATAAAATTCTATTGCAATTGCCCGCAGTTTCTCCGGAAGAAAAGGCCCTGGCAAAAACCCTCGGAGCCATGGATAAGGACGGAAACGTAAAGCCCGTAGTAGGTTCCTTCGTAGCCATCGCTTCCGGAAAAAATGAATACCACATTTTCGCAAAAGGCCCTGTCGGAGTTTTGCTGCAAGCCTTCGAAGAAAGACCAGTCCGATTGGCGCGGCCCAAATCCGCGGTTACCGCTCCTCGACCTGCAAGTATGAGTGGTAAGTCGGGTGGAGACGGTTCTAGTAATACCGTCAATTACGCGATACTAGTGGGGGTCGTCGTTTTAGTGGGATTATTGGCGATCATTCTTCTGAAATAG
- a CDS encoding VOC family protein: MRIRITNVLVEDQDKALRFYTEVLGFVKKTEIPLGEHKWLTVVSPEEQDGVELLLEPMGFTPARVFQKALFESGIPYTSFNVENVDREYEKLSKLGVQFSMQPTQMGPAKIAVFDDTCGNNIQIAQLL; encoded by the coding sequence ATGAGAATCAGAATAACGAACGTATTGGTGGAAGACCAAGACAAGGCGCTGCGATTTTATACGGAAGTTTTAGGTTTCGTAAAAAAGACCGAGATTCCACTGGGGGAACATAAATGGCTGACCGTCGTTTCTCCGGAAGAGCAAGACGGAGTGGAATTGTTACTAGAACCGATGGGCTTCACTCCGGCTAGAGTTTTCCAAAAGGCATTGTTCGAATCGGGGATCCCATACACTTCTTTTAACGTGGAGAATGTGGATCGAGAATACGAAAAATTAAGTAAGTTAGGCGTGCAATTCAGTATGCAACCGACTCAAATGGGGCCGGCCAAAATCGCTGTATTCGATGATACTTGCGGAAATAACATTCAGATAGCGCAATTATTGTGA
- a CDS encoding SRPBCC family protein: MSVLKYILLSVLGLLLLTLAIALFLPKNFYSEAEIVVERPKKETFDFIKNIKNQNRYSKWFLLDPNIKMRYSGEDGKVGFISYWKSDIKDVGVGEQEIVKILEGERMEVEIRIQEPFVSKDSAFTRVESLSENRTKIVSGYYGKMLYPTNLMTPFIRNMISEDMKGNLERLKKILEKK, encoded by the coding sequence ATGTCGGTACTCAAATATATTCTTCTCTCCGTTTTAGGACTGCTACTTCTAACACTTGCAATCGCCCTTTTTCTACCCAAAAATTTTTACTCCGAAGCGGAGATCGTAGTAGAGCGACCGAAAAAGGAAACATTCGATTTTATTAAAAACATAAAGAACCAGAATCGATACAGCAAATGGTTCCTATTGGATCCGAATATTAAAATGCGATATTCGGGAGAAGATGGTAAAGTAGGATTTATTTCCTATTGGAAAAGCGATATCAAGGACGTAGGAGTCGGAGAGCAGGAAATCGTAAAGATTTTAGAAGGGGAGAGAATGGAAGTGGAGATACGAATCCAAGAACCGTTCGTCTCCAAAGATTCCGCTTTTACAAGGGTGGAATCTTTATCCGAGAATAGAACTAAAATCGTCTCCGGATATTACGGCAAGATGCTTTATCCAACCAATCTAATGACTCCGTTTATTCGCAATATGATCTCCGAAGATATGAAAGGGAACTTGGAAAGACTGAAAAAGATTCTGGAAAAAAAATAA
- a CDS encoding helix-turn-helix domain-containing protein — protein MDSKNFYREQALKITSEVAPKSEILERIIDSKRFIDRRFDSDLDLDAISGRSFLSKFHFLRIFKSVYGMTPHRYLTFVRIDRAKRMLKEGLSVSEVSARIGFESTSTFSGTFKKYAGLSPSSFRSKYEKQF, from the coding sequence ATGGATTCTAAGAATTTCTATCGGGAGCAGGCTCTGAAAATCACTTCGGAGGTCGCTCCCAAATCGGAGATCCTGGAAAGAATCATCGACTCCAAGCGATTCATAGATAGAAGGTTCGATTCCGACCTGGATCTGGATGCGATTTCGGGTCGTAGCTTTCTTTCTAAATTTCATTTTTTACGGATATTCAAATCCGTCTATGGGATGACTCCTCATCGGTATCTCACTTTCGTACGGATCGATCGGGCCAAACGTATGCTGAAGGAAGGCCTATCCGTATCGGAAGTTTCTGCCAGGATAGGATTCGAAAGCACTAGCACCTTTTCCGGAACTTTCAAGAAATACGCGGGACTTTCTCCTTCTTCCTTCCGATCCAAATACGAAAAGCAATTTTGA
- the leuS gene encoding leucine--tRNA ligase has product MDYPFQEIESKWQSFWEKNASFRTDLRSTKPKFYCLDMFPYPSGAGLHVGHPEGYTATDIVSRYKRMKGFEVLHPMGWDAFGLPAERYAMQTGIHPAITTKQNVDNFRRQIKLIGLSYDWDREISTTDPKYYKFTQWIFLKLYESWYDFDAKKAKPISELLSRLEKQGSQGFEDLESFSAQDWKAFSESQKEQILSGFRLVYQAEIPVNWCPGLGTVLANEEVEEWVGKGYEVVRKPMRQYMMRITAYAERLLEDLGLVTWPQSTLEMQKNWIGKSEGLELIFPFEENTKRNFEAGKNSLEEKIRNSRDLNSGGVKVYTTRPDTVFGVTYMVLAPEHPLVDLLTSKEQWEKVQEYKKVSALKSDLDRTELSKEKSGVFTGAYVLNPADPSKKIPIWIGDYVLYGYGTGAIMAVPAHDQRDYEFAKAFSLEIQPVIEGDFSQGAFDSKESVCIHSSGPEVSIDGLGYKEAFAKISDWSEKTGIGKRKIQFKLRDWLFARQRYWGEPIPLVHFPSGVTKTIPESELPLELPNLSEFKPSGTGESPLALAGDWLKYKDPATGEIGTRETNTMPQWAGSCWYYLRYIDPENPSRFVDPDLEKSWMPVDLYVGGAEHAVLHLLYSRFWHKVLFDLGYVTTPEPFKKLVHQGLILGEDKRKMSKSLGNVINPDEVVSNFGADSLRLFEMFMGPFEMVKPWSTRGVEGVFRFLNRVWRLYHGGPEESFRLDDTDPNEDELKILHRTIKKIEDDINQFSFNTAISQLMIFVNELTPNSRRPRKVLETFLLLIAPFAPHLAEELWSLCGKSDSLTYEPFPKVEEKYLVDDEILIVVQVNGKLRGEFKAPKEIGQEDAIRTAKALDKVQVFLDGKQIRKEIYVPGKLVNLVVG; this is encoded by the coding sequence ATGGACTATCCGTTTCAGGAAATCGAATCAAAATGGCAATCTTTCTGGGAGAAGAACGCATCGTTTCGAACGGATTTACGTTCCACTAAGCCTAAATTCTACTGTTTGGATATGTTCCCTTATCCCTCGGGCGCGGGACTACATGTGGGACACCCTGAAGGTTATACCGCAACCGACATAGTATCTCGTTATAAGAGAATGAAAGGCTTCGAAGTTCTGCATCCTATGGGATGGGACGCCTTCGGTCTACCCGCGGAACGATACGCTATGCAGACCGGGATTCATCCTGCCATTACCACGAAGCAGAATGTGGATAATTTCCGCAGACAGATCAAATTGATCGGATTATCCTACGATTGGGATAGGGAGATCTCCACAACAGACCCGAAATATTACAAATTCACCCAATGGATCTTCCTGAAATTGTACGAATCTTGGTACGATTTCGATGCTAAGAAGGCAAAACCGATTTCCGAGCTTCTCTCTCGTCTGGAAAAACAAGGTTCTCAAGGTTTCGAAGACCTGGAGTCCTTCTCCGCTCAGGACTGGAAGGCCTTCTCCGAGTCCCAAAAAGAGCAGATTCTCTCCGGATTTCGACTGGTGTACCAGGCGGAAATCCCCGTAAATTGGTGCCCCGGTTTAGGAACCGTTCTTGCAAACGAAGAAGTAGAAGAATGGGTGGGAAAAGGTTACGAAGTCGTTCGTAAGCCGATGCGCCAATATATGATGCGTATCACCGCTTATGCGGAGCGTCTTCTGGAAGACCTCGGGCTCGTAACTTGGCCTCAATCCACTCTGGAAATGCAGAAGAATTGGATCGGAAAAAGCGAAGGACTCGAACTTATCTTTCCTTTCGAAGAGAATACGAAACGTAATTTCGAAGCCGGCAAGAATTCTTTAGAAGAGAAGATACGCAATTCCAGAGATTTGAATTCCGGAGGAGTGAAAGTATATACCACTCGCCCCGATACCGTCTTCGGAGTCACTTATATGGTTCTCGCACCGGAACATCCTTTAGTGGATCTTCTGACTTCCAAGGAACAATGGGAGAAGGTGCAGGAATACAAAAAAGTTTCAGCGTTGAAAAGCGACCTGGATAGGACCGAGCTTTCCAAGGAAAAATCCGGCGTCTTTACGGGAGCTTATGTACTCAATCCCGCCGATCCTAGTAAAAAAATTCCCATCTGGATCGGAGACTACGTTTTATACGGATACGGAACCGGAGCCATCATGGCCGTGCCCGCTCATGACCAAAGGGACTACGAATTCGCAAAAGCGTTTTCGTTGGAGATCCAACCGGTGATTGAGGGAGATTTTTCCCAAGGTGCTTTCGATTCCAAAGAATCCGTCTGCATCCATTCCTCCGGTCCGGAAGTATCCATAGACGGACTGGGTTATAAGGAAGCGTTCGCAAAGATTTCCGATTGGTCCGAGAAAACGGGAATTGGAAAGAGAAAAATCCAATTCAAGTTGAGGGATTGGCTTTTCGCTCGCCAAAGATATTGGGGGGAACCGATTCCGCTGGTGCATTTTCCCTCCGGAGTCACTAAGACGATCCCGGAATCCGAACTTCCATTAGAATTACCTAATTTATCAGAGTTTAAACCGTCCGGTACGGGAGAATCTCCTTTAGCGTTGGCCGGAGATTGGCTGAAATACAAGGATCCTGCAACCGGAGAAATCGGAACCAGGGAAACGAATACCATGCCTCAATGGGCCGGGTCCTGTTGGTATTATCTCAGATACATAGATCCGGAGAACCCGAGTCGGTTCGTGGATCCTGATCTGGAAAAATCGTGGATGCCCGTGGATTTATACGTGGGAGGGGCGGAGCATGCGGTTCTGCACCTTCTCTATTCGCGTTTTTGGCATAAGGTGCTATTTGATCTAGGCTACGTAACTACTCCGGAACCTTTTAAGAAATTGGTCCACCAAGGACTAATCTTAGGCGAGGACAAAAGAAAAATGTCCAAGTCTCTCGGAAACGTGATTAATCCTGACGAGGTGGTTTCTAATTTCGGAGCGGACAGCTTGAGACTTTTCGAGATGTTTATGGGACCATTCGAAATGGTCAAACCTTGGAGCACTAGAGGCGTAGAAGGCGTCTTCCGTTTCCTGAATCGAGTGTGGAGATTGTATCACGGAGGTCCCGAAGAATCGTTCCGACTGGACGATACCGATCCGAACGAGGACGAGCTCAAGATTCTTCATAGGACGATCAAGAAGATCGAGGACGATATCAATCAGTTCTCTTTCAATACCGCGATCTCTCAATTGATGATTTTCGTAAACGAGCTGACTCCAAATTCCCGCAGGCCTCGGAAGGTGCTGGAGACTTTTCTTTTATTGATCGCTCCTTTTGCTCCTCACTTGGCCGAAGAGCTCTGGTCTTTATGTGGTAAGTCCGATTCTTTAACTTACGAACCGTTTCCTAAAGTGGAGGAAAAATACCTGGTAGACGACGAGATACTCATCGTAGTCCAGGTAAACGGCAAACTAAGAGGAGAATTCAAGGCTCCCAAGGAAATCGGTCAGGAAGACGCGATCCGGACTGCAAAGGCTTTGGATAAGGTGCAGGTCTTTCTGGACGGCAAACAGATCCGTAAAGAGATCTATGTCCCGGGAAAATTGGTGAATTTGGTCGTAGGATAG
- a CDS encoding ABC transporter ATP-binding protein codes for MLTISGLYKSYSVAGERFNVLKDVSLEVKAGDFVAVIGPSGSGKSTLLAVSAGLDKADTGSVVLDGVSLFEKSEDELAKIRGKQIGFIFQNFQLIKTLNALENVSLPLALTTNLSEKIIHEKAMFWLERVGIAHRARNFPSQLSGGEEQRVAIARSFIHEPKILFADEPTANLDKKNGENIMSLLKELNRDRGSTLLVVTHDPKVASMADRILEMRDGSILQTPRSKKVAKKTGARKKK; via the coding sequence TTGTTAACCATTTCAGGCTTATATAAATCTTATTCTGTAGCGGGCGAAAGGTTTAATGTCTTAAAAGATGTTTCATTAGAAGTAAAAGCTGGAGATTTCGTCGCGGTAATCGGTCCTTCAGGATCGGGAAAGTCCACTTTACTCGCAGTATCCGCAGGTTTGGACAAAGCAGATACCGGTTCGGTGGTATTGGACGGCGTATCCTTGTTCGAAAAAAGCGAAGACGAACTCGCAAAGATCAGAGGAAAGCAGATCGGATTCATTTTTCAGAACTTTCAACTTATAAAGACGTTAAACGCTCTCGAAAACGTTTCCCTACCTCTTGCTTTGACGACAAACTTATCGGAGAAAATCATCCATGAAAAGGCGATGTTCTGGTTGGAAAGAGTAGGAATCGCTCATAGAGCGCGTAACTTTCCTAGCCAACTCTCAGGAGGAGAAGAGCAAAGAGTCGCGATCGCTAGATCTTTCATCCATGAACCTAAGATATTATTCGCCGACGAGCCGACCGCAAATTTGGATAAGAAGAACGGCGAGAATATAATGTCTTTATTAAAAGAACTGAATCGGGATAGAGGCTCCACACTGCTCGTAGTAACCCACGATCCGAAAGTCGCATCTATGGCGGATCGAATCCTGGAAATGAGAGACGGCTCCATTCTACAAACACCTAGGTCCAAGAAAGTTGCTAAGAAAACCGGCGCAAGGAAAAAGAAATGA
- a CDS encoding ABC transporter permease, whose translation MNLGFFVRVMFREILSKKTASLQIILAVTIGTGAVLAVHSYRDQLTQSILKEAKNIMGADIIATAPAPITPEQKAFLRKELPNGTKSSELVQFPSMLRNPSSQDSSLSLVKAIKGEYPYFGEVLTEPEGLYRKLGPGEILLEKNLIKNLNLKIGQEVQLGESGFVLKGSLIKEPGLAGNFLSMAPSSIIHKDSLAETGLEQRGSRISYQVPILLPNKTDASEWKKDRFKSFAQNDLILYESTEANSGSQKFLTNTLDFFSLLALCAFFLGGISILLTSRAVIRSKANTFAIYKCLGAGPNLILGLVLGELLLLSTIGALLGFGFSILLQSQIPNLAATDFFFEPKFVPGFKALIWGLFLAWVVPLASAWEALSQSKKVSPMFALKSDFAKELSSVPKPDLRQIVSFIGVFGLFFLLAWWETSDWLKGLILCGTLLFLPILMLLGIIVVRKILSFVLSKAEFSPSVRMALRKLDRPRTGLTWVSVGLGSSLFILLLSLFLSDSLLEYSGAKDKERRPNMFVMDIRPEQLDGFLQTTSKYKVEKLLTAPVIGARLSHINGELVKKEDMELSAMRRDWRSTARTREYFLSYREEPYPTEKVTDGDFWRKGEEDQISIEREFSKSLKVDLGDKLTFSVGGVEVSGIIRNFRSVNWADMRPNFVVLFSKGILEKAPKFYLSSYRLESSEDRYSLQKELLAESPNLTIIDTEKAVQSFLGILEKISFAIRWMTGLIVVSSLLLILSSLELSRKERLEETSLLRIIGGTKEFLRKYFLAESLFVSNLSFILSFGFVWLASSYLSEAIFEIRSSTPWLEIAIVYFGVNLAVAGMYFATLRKEWERSPTLYLKEV comes from the coding sequence ATGAATCTAGGCTTCTTTGTCCGGGTTATGTTCCGGGAGATTCTATCCAAAAAGACGGCTTCTCTGCAAATCATTCTGGCGGTCACGATAGGTACGGGAGCGGTCTTAGCGGTTCATTCTTATAGGGACCAACTAACGCAGTCCATTTTGAAGGAAGCCAAGAATATCATGGGAGCCGATATAATCGCGACGGCGCCCGCCCCTATTACCCCCGAGCAAAAGGCGTTTTTACGCAAGGAATTGCCAAATGGGACGAAATCCTCGGAGTTAGTGCAATTCCCGTCCATGCTCCGAAATCCCTCTTCCCAGGATTCCAGCCTTTCTCTCGTAAAGGCCATCAAAGGAGAATATCCGTATTTCGGAGAGGTTTTAACGGAACCGGAGGGATTGTATCGTAAGCTCGGTCCCGGCGAAATACTCTTGGAAAAGAATCTAATCAAGAATCTAAACCTGAAGATAGGCCAGGAAGTACAATTGGGAGAATCCGGCTTCGTGCTGAAAGGAAGCCTAATCAAGGAACCGGGATTGGCCGGAAATTTCCTGTCTATGGCTCCGAGCAGTATCATTCATAAGGACTCTCTCGCCGAAACCGGTTTGGAGCAAAGAGGTTCTAGGATCAGCTACCAAGTTCCTATTCTTCTTCCGAATAAAACGGACGCATCCGAATGGAAAAAGGACCGATTCAAATCCTTCGCGCAAAACGATCTGATATTGTACGAAAGCACGGAGGCAAATTCCGGATCACAAAAATTCCTAACAAATACCTTGGATTTCTTTTCCCTTCTCGCGTTATGCGCCTTCTTTTTAGGGGGAATTTCCATCCTCCTCACGAGTAGGGCGGTGATCCGATCCAAAGCCAATACATTCGCAATTTATAAATGTTTGGGAGCTGGACCGAATCTGATCTTAGGGTTGGTATTAGGAGAATTGCTTCTGTTGTCCACGATAGGCGCTCTCTTAGGATTCGGATTCAGCATTCTTTTACAGAGTCAAATTCCGAATCTCGCCGCCACAGATTTCTTCTTCGAACCGAAATTTGTTCCGGGATTCAAGGCTTTGATTTGGGGATTGTTTCTTGCCTGGGTGGTTCCTTTGGCTTCCGCTTGGGAAGCGTTATCCCAATCCAAGAAAGTAAGTCCTATGTTCGCTTTGAAATCGGATTTCGCCAAGGAGCTTTCCTCCGTACCCAAACCGGATTTGCGCCAGATCGTTTCCTTTATAGGAGTTTTCGGATTATTCTTCCTGCTAGCTTGGTGGGAAACTTCCGACTGGCTGAAAGGCTTAATCCTTTGCGGAACGTTATTATTCCTACCGATTCTGATGCTCTTGGGAATTATAGTCGTTCGCAAAATATTGTCTTTCGTACTCTCCAAAGCCGAATTCTCTCCTAGCGTAAGAATGGCATTACGAAAATTAGATAGACCTAGAACGGGACTCACCTGGGTTTCGGTGGGACTCGGATCCTCCCTATTCATTCTTCTATTGAGTCTTTTCCTAAGCGATAGCCTATTGGAATACAGCGGAGCTAAGGACAAGGAAAGAAGACCGAATATGTTCGTGATGGATATCCGTCCCGAGCAATTGGACGGCTTCCTGCAAACTACTTCCAAATACAAGGTGGAGAAACTACTTACCGCTCCTGTAATCGGAGCCCGCCTATCTCATATCAACGGAGAATTGGTTAAGAAAGAGGATATGGAACTATCCGCTATGCGAAGAGATTGGAGATCCACCGCAAGAACGAGAGAATATTTTCTTTCTTATAGAGAGGAGCCTTATCCCACCGAAAAGGTGACCGACGGAGATTTTTGGAGAAAAGGAGAAGAGGATCAGATTTCGATCGAAAGGGAATTCTCCAAAAGCCTAAAGGTGGACTTGGGAGATAAACTCACATTCTCCGTAGGAGGAGTGGAAGTCTCGGGAATCATACGCAATTTTCGGTCCGTAAACTGGGCGGACATGCGTCCTAATTTCGTGGTGCTTTTCTCCAAGGGAATTTTGGAAAAGGCTCCCAAATTCTACCTGAGTTCCTACCGGTTGGAGAGTTCCGAAGACAGATACTCTTTACAGAAGGAATTACTCGCCGAGTCCCCCAATCTTACCATCATAGACACCGAAAAAGCGGTGCAGTCCTTTTTGGGAATACTGGAGAAGATTTCCTTCGCGATACGATGGATGACCGGATTAATAGTCGTTTCCTCTCTTCTTCTGATCCTTTCGTCTTTGGAATTGAGCAGAAAGGAAAGATTGGAGGAAACTTCCCTCTTAAGAATCATAGGTGGAACCAAAGAATTCTTAAGAAAATATTTCTTAGCGGAATCTCTTTTCGTATCGAATCTTTCCTTTATTCTTTCTTTCGGATTCGTTTGGCTGGCCTCTTCCTATTTATCGGAGGCGATTTTCGAAATCAGAAGCAGCACTCCCTGGTTGGAAATCGCCATCGTATACTTCGGGGTGAATTTGGCCGTAGCAGGAATGTATTTCGCCACACTTAGAAAGGAATGGGAAAGAAGTCCCACTCTCTATTTAAAGGAAGTTTAA